One region of Bacteroidota bacterium genomic DNA includes:
- a CDS encoding transposase codes for MKRKFSDSFKLLVVLESYSSKTELKTLAEKYEIELRLLKAWRKSYKDLAVSLAEERHSLSD; via the coding sequence ATGAAAAGAAAATTCTCAGACAGTTTCAAATTGCTGGTTGTTTTGGAATCCTATTCCAGTAAAACTGAATTGAAAACACTGGCAGAAAAATATGAAATAGAACTCCGCTTGCTGAAAGCCTGGAGAAAATCATATAAAGATCTCGCTGTTTCACTAGCTGAAGAACGGCATTCTCTTTCAGATTGA